A genomic region of Paroedura picta isolate Pp20150507F chromosome 4, Ppicta_v3.0, whole genome shotgun sequence contains the following coding sequences:
- the LOC143835355 gene encoding dolichyl-diphosphooligosaccharide--protein glycosyltransferase subunit 4-like: MVTNVQLAVFTSMLGVSLFLLVVLYHYVAVNNPKKQE; the protein is encoded by the coding sequence ATGGTGACCAACGTGCAACTGGCCGTCTTCACCAGCATGCTGGGTGTGTCACTCTTTCTGCTTGTAGTCCTCTATCACTATGTGGCTGTCAACAACCCAAAGAAGCAGGAGtga